One region of Novipirellula artificiosorum genomic DNA includes:
- a CDS encoding glycogen debranching protein, whose product MSHTNIQSLCRHCGMTVVSELTAGERVQRPRWETNEGTPLPLGATWLESQQAYNFAIDAPNASHVTLLMYMEDEIRVPWHSVPLDPAGNKSGSVWHCRVPIEEAGDAIYYVYRVDGPAEQAGGNWHAFDPEKILLDPYARSVYFPDSFDRDASRTPGSNACVAPLGRLDICRCPFDWGDEQRIYHGSDLVIYEMHVRGFTQDASSGVDKATRGTFAGVVEKIPYLKELGITVVELMPVFQFDPADGNYWGYMPLSFFAPHHRYSTDPSSCNQRSQFRKMVRELHTAGIEVILDVVFNHTCEGDTRGPTYSYRGIDNAAYYIASGDPGSPYANFSGTGNTLNTANPTVRRLILDSLRFWVKEMHVDGFRFDLASVFSRASDGSVDLHGPPLFDQIDSDPELANIRLIAEPWDASGLYQLGASFPGRTWMQWNGRFRDCLQRFVRGDRGLVSDLMTRVYGSSHLFPDDTFHANRPFQSVNFIASHDGFTMYDLVSFDHKHNEANGHDNSDGPNEFSGNGGYEGDLNTPHDVMNLRKRQMKNFCCLLMLSAGTPMFRMGDEFMQTQYGNNNPYNQDNETTWLDWRRLEKFPDVFRFFKQMIAFRKAHPSLGRSTFWRDDISWFGAEKAEVDMSPDSQALAYCLKGIETSDRDLYVMINGSDDARSFTIHAEPARDWSRVIDTSLPSPLDIACPDSDPDFEKGAYRVNPRSVVVLEQT is encoded by the coding sequence ATGTCACACACCAATATCCAGAGTCTTTGTCGTCACTGCGGCATGACTGTCGTTAGCGAACTGACGGCAGGTGAACGAGTTCAACGTCCCCGATGGGAAACGAACGAGGGGACGCCGCTCCCGCTGGGTGCGACTTGGCTCGAATCGCAGCAAGCATATAACTTTGCGATCGATGCCCCCAACGCCTCGCACGTCACACTACTGATGTACATGGAGGATGAGATTCGCGTCCCTTGGCACTCGGTACCACTTGACCCTGCTGGCAACAAGTCAGGCTCGGTTTGGCATTGTCGTGTACCGATTGAAGAGGCGGGCGACGCGATCTACTATGTTTACCGAGTCGATGGACCGGCCGAGCAAGCTGGCGGGAACTGGCATGCGTTCGATCCTGAAAAGATCCTGCTTGATCCCTACGCGCGAAGCGTCTATTTCCCGGATTCTTTCGACCGCGACGCTTCGCGGACGCCTGGCTCCAACGCATGTGTCGCACCGTTGGGGCGACTCGATATTTGTCGTTGCCCGTTTGATTGGGGTGATGAGCAGCGCATCTACCACGGCAGCGATCTGGTGATCTACGAAATGCACGTGCGCGGTTTTACCCAAGACGCCAGTTCAGGAGTGGACAAAGCAACTCGTGGTACGTTCGCGGGCGTCGTTGAAAAGATCCCCTATTTGAAAGAACTTGGAATTACCGTTGTGGAATTGATGCCCGTATTCCAGTTCGATCCAGCCGACGGGAATTACTGGGGCTACATGCCGCTGAGTTTCTTTGCACCGCATCACCGCTACTCGACCGATCCGTCGTCGTGCAATCAACGAAGCCAGTTTCGCAAAATGGTGCGAGAGCTTCATACCGCAGGAATCGAAGTCATCTTGGATGTGGTTTTCAACCATACCTGCGAAGGTGACACACGAGGTCCAACCTACAGTTACCGAGGCATCGACAATGCAGCTTATTACATCGCGTCGGGTGACCCCGGATCACCGTATGCGAACTTTAGCGGGACAGGCAACACACTCAACACGGCCAACCCGACGGTTCGTCGCTTGATATTGGACAGTCTGCGGTTCTGGGTGAAGGAAATGCACGTCGATGGTTTTCGCTTTGACTTGGCATCGGTGTTTTCGCGTGCATCGGATGGCAGTGTCGATTTGCATGGGCCTCCGCTCTTTGACCAAATCGACAGTGACCCTGAGCTAGCGAACATTCGTTTAATTGCCGAGCCATGGGACGCATCGGGGCTTTACCAACTCGGAGCTTCTTTTCCTGGCAGGACGTGGATGCAGTGGAACGGACGATTTCGTGATTGCCTTCAGCGTTTTGTCAGAGGGGATCGGGGATTGGTCAGCGACTTGATGACACGAGTTTACGGCAGTAGTCATCTCTTTCCCGATGATACGTTTCACGCGAATCGCCCGTTTCAAAGTGTGAATTTCATCGCGTCCCATGACGGGTTCACGATGTATGACTTGGTGTCGTTCGACCACAAGCACAATGAAGCAAATGGACACGATAATTCGGATGGGCCGAACGAGTTTAGCGGCAATGGTGGTTACGAAGGTGATCTGAACACGCCACACGATGTGATGAATTTGCGAAAACGGCAGATGAAAAACTTTTGCTGTTTGCTGATGCTATCCGCAGGCACACCGATGTTCCGCATGGGCGATGAATTCATGCAGACTCAGTACGGCAACAACAACCCTTACAACCAAGATAACGAAACAACCTGGCTCGACTGGCGACGACTTGAGAAGTTCCCCGATGTGTTCCGGTTCTTCAAGCAGATGATCGCATTTCGAAAAGCCCATCCTTCGCTCGGACGATCCACGTTCTGGCGCGACGACATAAGCTGGTTCGGTGCCGAGAAAGCGGAAGTTGACATGTCCCCTGACTCGCAAGCATTAGCGTATTGCTTAAAAGGCATTGAAACTTCCGATCGTGATTTGTATGTGATGATTAATGGATCGGATGACGCGCGAAGCTTCACGATTCATGCTGAACCAGCACGGGATTGGAGCCGCGTGATCGATACATCGCTACCCAGTCCATTGGACATTGCATGCCCCGATTCGGACCCTGATTTTGAAAAGGGAGCGTACCGAGTCAACCCACGAAGCGTCGTCGTCTTGGAACAAACGTAG
- a CDS encoding SHD1 domain-containing protein, producing the protein MHKTRLLFLLVAVSLTSTSFGRDWSDETGNYTVSADLIAYSDTTVVLKKEDDNLVSVPIKQLSGPDRAFVKSQATAPATNQSRSAQTWTLKSGLTLPGRIIGYHEHDVVVQRKLGRVYVNNARFENLPAVYRETVPKIVEYFTSEKLDGEKGLEEWAREQKGEPRKFKCSGVLIELEDDNLYCFPFFLFSDETYATLKPGWDRWLAAKENYEEKEQESFLLQAQAEAYEKQQQQMRQVQQLQLNLQAYDAGLFDLWEVAMYPQAGNFGTPLSVVVPANDSQKAAIAAQRQNPGYVVGPMRIVRRR; encoded by the coding sequence ATGCACAAAACACGACTCTTGTTTCTATTGGTCGCCGTAAGTCTCACGTCAACCAGCTTTGGTCGTGACTGGTCGGACGAGACCGGCAACTACACCGTTTCGGCTGACTTGATTGCGTATAGCGACACCACGGTCGTTCTGAAAAAGGAGGACGACAATCTCGTCTCTGTTCCAATCAAGCAACTTTCCGGACCTGATCGTGCATTTGTCAAGTCACAGGCTACCGCGCCAGCGACCAACCAATCGAGATCGGCTCAAACTTGGACCCTGAAGTCAGGACTAACACTTCCTGGACGGATCATTGGCTACCACGAACATGACGTCGTCGTTCAACGAAAATTGGGCCGTGTTTATGTCAACAACGCGCGTTTTGAAAACCTGCCGGCAGTATACCGGGAAACGGTCCCGAAGATCGTCGAGTACTTTACATCCGAAAAGCTCGATGGTGAGAAGGGACTTGAAGAATGGGCAAGGGAGCAGAAAGGCGAACCACGCAAGTTTAAGTGCTCTGGGGTTTTAATCGAATTAGAAGATGACAATCTTTATTGCTTTCCCTTCTTTCTGTTTTCAGACGAAACCTATGCGACGTTGAAACCGGGGTGGGACCGCTGGCTAGCTGCGAAAGAGAATTACGAGGAAAAGGAACAGGAATCGTTCTTGTTGCAAGCGCAAGCCGAGGCGTATGAGAAACAGCAACAGCAGATGCGTCAAGTTCAGCAGCTTCAGCTCAACTTGCAAGCCTATGATGCAGGATTGTTCGATTTATGGGAAGTCGCGATGTATCCGCAAGCAGGCAACTTCGGCACCCCACTGAGTGTCGTGGTGCCCGCCAACGACAGCCAAAAGGCGGCAATCGCTGCCCAACGTCAAAACCCTGGCTACGTCGTCGGTCCCATGCGGATTGTACGAAGACGCTAG
- a CDS encoding GNAT family N-acetyltransferase translates to MEGFSRFRPSRGNSIDSGVFGCDRFRAFLSLAFARLSQLKMAEISAIKLDGEIVAVEFELIGPTTVYAYQAGISETGLQHSAGSLSAMVRIRTAIERGKTKFDFLRGDEPYKFRWGAQTMQTCRLRLRRRSTLGLLAHHANIFLRFRIMYCENRDYAQPCPHERIAIYAVSRLPTK, encoded by the coding sequence ATGGAGGGGTTCAGTCGCTTTCGCCCTTCTCGCGGCAACTCGATTGACTCGGGGGTCTTCGGATGTGATCGGTTTCGGGCATTCTTGTCGTTAGCGTTTGCGAGACTGTCGCAATTAAAGATGGCTGAAATATCAGCCATCAAATTAGACGGAGAAATTGTTGCGGTTGAATTTGAATTGATCGGCCCCACAACGGTTTACGCTTATCAAGCTGGCATCTCGGAAACCGGTTTGCAGCACAGTGCGGGATCGCTATCAGCGATGGTGAGAATCCGTACTGCTATTGAGAGAGGGAAAACGAAATTCGACTTCTTACGTGGTGACGAACCGTACAAGTTCCGCTGGGGGGCGCAAACCATGCAAACCTGCCGTTTACGTTTGCGCCGTCGATCCACCCTGGGGTTGCTAGCCCATCATGCCAACATCTTTTTGCGTTTTCGCATCATGTATTGCGAGAACCGTGATTACGCTCAACCATGCCCTCACGAGCGTATTGCAATCTACGCCGTCTCGCGTTTGCCGACAAAATAG